A window from Flavobacterium sp. 83 encodes these proteins:
- a CDS encoding VWA domain-containing protein: protein MAKITFLNPEFFWLFLLIPVAIVWLFWKKNQQSATLKISSLQGFKGTTSYLTKLKPILNVFRVLALSSLIVAMARPRTVDVSNKTKTTKGVDIVMAVDVSGSMLAKDLKPNRMEALKRVAADFVGERPNDRIGLVVYASEAYTKSPVTSDKAVVLDAINSIKYDNVLQDGTGIGMGLATAVNRLKDSKAKSKVIILLTDGVNNAGFIEPETAADIAKQYGIKVYTIGIGTNGMAMFPYAVAPNGQFLFQMMKVEIDEQLMKSIARKTDGKYFRATSNSKLAEIYASINKLETTEIEELKFYDYDEKFRPFIWFAGFLLLLEVGLRNTVFKSFI from the coding sequence ATGGCTAAAATAACTTTTTTAAACCCAGAATTTTTTTGGTTGTTTCTTCTGATTCCAGTTGCGATTGTCTGGCTATTTTGGAAAAAGAACCAACAATCAGCTACGTTAAAAATAAGTTCATTACAAGGATTTAAAGGCACAACTTCTTATTTAACAAAGTTGAAACCCATATTGAATGTGTTTCGCGTATTGGCTTTGTCTTCTTTGATTGTGGCAATGGCAAGGCCAAGAACGGTTGATGTAAGCAATAAAACAAAAACGACAAAGGGAGTTGATATTGTCATGGCAGTGGACGTTTCCGGAAGTATGCTGGCCAAAGATTTGAAACCAAACCGAATGGAAGCGCTGAAAAGAGTGGCTGCTGATTTTGTTGGAGAACGACCAAATGATAGAATTGGATTGGTGGTTTATGCTTCTGAAGCGTACACAAAATCCCCGGTTACCAGCGATAAAGCCGTTGTTTTGGATGCTATCAACAGTATAAAATACGATAATGTTTTGCAAGACGGAACTGGAATAGGAATGGGATTGGCAACAGCCGTGAACAGACTGAAAGACAGTAAAGCGAAGAGTAAAGTGATTATTCTTTTGACAGACGGGGTAAACAATGCCGGATTTATTGAACCTGAAACCGCTGCTGATATTGCCAAGCAATACGGTATTAAGGTGTATACAATAGGAATAGGAACCAACGGAATGGCAATGTTTCCTTATGCGGTGGCACCAAATGGACAGTTTTTGTTCCAAATGATGAAGGTGGAAATTGACGAGCAATTGATGAAAAGTATTGCCAGAAAAACGGATGGAAAATATTTTAGAGCAACAAGCAATAGCAAGTTGGCCGAGATTTATGCGTCCATTAATAAACTGGAAACCACTGAAATTGAAGAACTAAAATTCTATGATTATGATGAAAAATTCAGGCCATTCATTTGGTTTGCAGGTTTTTTATTATTGTTGGAAGTAGGATTGAGAAATACGGTTTTTAAAAGCTTTATATAA
- a CDS encoding VWA domain-containing protein — translation MELDEKKYLYLLLILPIVVLVFLFNLYWKRKKQREFGDLEMVKKLSPESSVFKPVLKLVLLLLALLGLIIGLVNPKIGTKMETVKREGIDIVFAMDVSKSMLAEDVAPSRLEKSKQIVSQIINQLGSDRIGIVAYAGSAFPVLPITTDYAVAKMFLQSMNPGMVSSQGTSLDEAIKLSSTYFDDKSKTSKLLILISDGEDHSEGAESAAEEANKLGMKIITIGVGTEKGGTIPLKRNGIVESFQRDNNNQVVITKLNRAGLEAIAKATKGGYVNGNNTKEVLEYIKNALDKIQKTEFEATEMADFQSQFQWFLGFAFIFLFLDIFLLERKTSWVNKLNLFNENKKI, via the coding sequence ATGGAATTAGACGAAAAAAAATATTTATACCTGCTGCTTATACTCCCAATTGTGGTGTTGGTTTTTCTATTTAATTTATATTGGAAAAGAAAAAAACAACGTGAATTTGGAGACTTAGAAATGGTAAAAAAACTAAGCCCGGAAAGCTCTGTTTTTAAACCAGTTTTGAAGTTGGTATTGTTATTACTGGCATTACTTGGATTAATTATTGGATTGGTAAATCCAAAGATTGGTACCAAAATGGAAACCGTTAAGCGAGAGGGAATTGACATTGTTTTTGCAATGGATGTCTCCAAAAGTATGCTGGCCGAGGATGTGGCGCCCAGCCGTTTAGAAAAAAGCAAGCAAATTGTTTCGCAAATTATCAACCAATTAGGAAGTGACAGAATAGGAATTGTGGCTTACGCTGGAAGCGCTTTCCCCGTATTGCCTATCACGACTGATTATGCTGTGGCCAAAATGTTTCTGCAAAGTATGAATCCCGGAATGGTCTCTTCACAGGGAACATCGCTGGATGAAGCCATAAAATTATCATCCACTTATTTTGATGATAAGAGTAAAACAAGCAAATTATTGATTCTGATTTCAGATGGTGAAGATCATTCTGAAGGTGCCGAAAGTGCCGCTGAAGAAGCCAATAAATTAGGAATGAAAATTATCACGATTGGGGTTGGAACTGAAAAAGGAGGGACGATTCCATTGAAAAGAAACGGAATTGTAGAAAGTTTCCAACGTGATAATAATAATCAAGTGGTTATTACTAAATTGAATCGAGCAGGATTAGAAGCTATTGCAAAAGCTACAAAAGGCGGTTATGTAAACGGGAATAATACCAAAGAAGTACTGGAATATATCAAAAATGCTTTGGATAAAATCCAAAAAACAGAATTTGAAGCAACTGAAATGGCTGATTTTCAATCCCAATTTCAATGGTTTTTGGGTTTTGCATTTATTTTCTTGTTTCTGGATATTTTCCTTTTGGAAAGAAAAACAAGTTGGGTAAACAAATTGAATTTATTTAACGAGAATAAAAAAATATAA
- a CDS encoding tetratricopeptide repeat protein — MKNILYILLLSTQVFFAQNGFEKGNAFYEKGKYNEAVAAYESVLKDNKYSSELYFNLGNAYYKLNKVAPSIYNYEKALVLNPNNNDAINNLKFAQKRTIDEIKVVPKVGFGKLLRDFTGAYHYNTWAWIAVGLATVFLLFFIGYYFSQITVTKRIFFFGMFVFIFLILISVLSAIFEKSHFDNEKPAIVFAEITEVKSEPQKAGAAIFVLHEGTKVFVQETLENWKKIQLTDGTEGWIESNAIKEVK, encoded by the coding sequence ATGAAAAATATACTATACATACTCTTACTTTCAACTCAAGTTTTCTTTGCCCAAAACGGCTTTGAAAAAGGGAATGCCTTTTATGAAAAAGGAAAATACAATGAGGCTGTTGCTGCTTACGAAAGTGTTTTGAAAGACAATAAATATTCTTCTGAATTGTATTTTAATTTGGGGAATGCCTATTATAAATTGAATAAAGTTGCACCTTCCATTTACAATTATGAAAAAGCATTAGTTTTAAATCCAAATAATAACGATGCAATTAACAATTTGAAATTCGCTCAAAAAAGAACGATTGATGAAATTAAAGTAGTCCCTAAAGTTGGTTTTGGAAAACTGTTGCGTGATTTTACAGGAGCTTATCATTATAATACTTGGGCATGGATTGCAGTAGGTTTGGCAACTGTATTCTTGTTGTTTTTTATTGGGTATTATTTTTCGCAAATTACGGTTACAAAGCGAATTTTCTTTTTTGGAATGTTTGTGTTTATTTTCCTGATTTTAATAAGCGTATTATCGGCAATTTTCGAAAAAAGTCATTTTGATAATGAGAAACCGGCTATTGTTTTTGCTGAAATTACGGAAGTAAAAAGTGAGCCCCAAAAAGCAGGTGCTGCTATTTTTGTATTGCATGAAGGAACCAAAGTCTTTGTGCAGGAAACATTAGAAAATTGGAAAAAAATACAATTAACTGATGGAACTGAAGGTTGGATTGAGAGTAATGCTATAAAGGAAGTGAAGTAG
- a CDS encoding BatD family protein, with amino-acid sequence MKKFIAVLVLMVCGSLSAQVQFEARVSKTTLGLNERLRIDFIMNVDGDNFNQPSFEGFRVIAGPSQQVSQSWVNGKSSFEKIYSYFLLPNQKGVLVIKQAAIEYNGQIYKTSPIRINVTAATEQPRDPNDISVSADDNIYLVADISKTNPYINEPITVVYKLYFSYNIGITNWRELNKPKYNDFWSQNIDIKQLVAEEGMFKGQKYRYVVLRKTVLYPQKSGKLAIEPLSLDIDVQLPTNRRDMFGRVIVTDGSKRVSAGTKTIAVKALPEAGKPEDFSGAVGHFDFKVTPTKTNLKNGESLDLVVSVTGKGNMKLFSLPKPVVPNALEMYDAVHNEQVNTPLSGMSGKISDSYTIIPQYKGNYPIKPLQFSYFDLGSGTYKTLSSKEIMINVLDGPTASDATIASNSGENKNKIGNVEQFKFIKLKSKLLDMNKKDFFGSNLFYGLLFFPFLLLPLIVLFKKKKEAIDGDIAGNRIRMNNKLAKKYLSEAKKQINNKELFYIALEKAMHNFLKAKLHIETSEMSKDNIQEFLLSKNANPEAVNDFIALTENCEVARYAPSSSVSIQQDFDKAVLIISDLEKQIA; translated from the coding sequence ATGAAAAAATTTATAGCAGTATTAGTTTTAATGGTGTGTGGTTCTCTTAGCGCTCAAGTACAATTTGAGGCGAGAGTAAGTAAAACTACGCTAGGCTTAAACGAAAGACTTCGTATCGATTTTATAATGAATGTTGATGGGGATAACTTTAACCAGCCCTCTTTTGAAGGATTTAGAGTTATTGCAGGACCAAGTCAGCAAGTGAGTCAATCATGGGTCAATGGAAAGAGCTCTTTTGAGAAAATATATTCTTATTTTCTTTTGCCAAATCAAAAAGGTGTCTTGGTCATCAAGCAAGCTGCAATAGAATACAACGGGCAAATTTATAAAACATCGCCCATAAGAATTAATGTTACTGCAGCAACGGAACAGCCGAGAGATCCAAATGATATAAGCGTTTCGGCAGATGACAATATTTATCTTGTTGCTGATATTTCTAAAACAAATCCGTATATAAACGAACCAATTACGGTGGTTTATAAATTGTATTTCAGTTATAATATTGGAATCACCAATTGGCGTGAACTCAACAAGCCAAAGTATAATGACTTTTGGAGTCAGAACATCGATATCAAACAGCTTGTTGCCGAAGAAGGGATGTTTAAAGGACAAAAATACCGTTATGTGGTATTGAGAAAAACAGTTTTATATCCGCAAAAATCAGGAAAATTGGCAATAGAGCCTTTGTCATTAGATATTGATGTGCAATTGCCTACAAACCGTCGTGATATGTTTGGACGTGTAATTGTTACTGATGGCAGCAAAAGGGTTTCTGCAGGAACAAAAACGATTGCTGTCAAAGCACTTCCTGAAGCTGGAAAACCGGAAGATTTTTCTGGAGCAGTAGGTCACTTTGATTTTAAAGTAACACCTACTAAAACGAATCTGAAAAACGGTGAAAGCCTTGATTTAGTTGTAAGTGTAACCGGTAAAGGGAATATGAAATTGTTCAGTTTGCCAAAACCAGTTGTGCCAAATGCTTTGGAAATGTATGATGCGGTTCATAACGAACAGGTAAATACACCGCTTTCAGGAATGTCAGGGAAAATTTCAGATAGTTACACCATTATCCCACAGTACAAAGGAAATTACCCAATAAAACCATTACAGTTTTCTTATTTTGATTTGGGTTCAGGAACGTATAAAACATTAAGTTCAAAAGAAATAATGATTAATGTGTTGGATGGACCTACTGCATCTGATGCAACTATTGCTTCAAATTCAGGTGAGAATAAAAATAAAATAGGGAACGTAGAACAATTCAAATTCATTAAGTTAAAAAGTAAACTTTTGGACATGAATAAAAAAGATTTCTTTGGCTCTAATTTGTTTTACGGATTGTTATTTTTCCCGTTTCTATTACTGCCTTTGATTGTTTTATTCAAAAAGAAGAAAGAAGCTATTGACGGTGATATTGCCGGTAACAGAATTCGAATGAACAATAAACTAGCCAAGAAATATTTATCGGAAGCCAAAAAACAAATCAATAATAAAGAACTGTTTTACATTGCATTGGAAAAAGCGATGCATAATTTCTTGAAAGCTAAATTACACATCGAGACTTCAGAAATGAGTAAAGATAATATTCAGGAATTCTTGTTGTCAAAAAATGCTAATCCAGAAGCGGTGAATGATTTTATCGCACTTACAGAAAACTGTGAAGTAGCCAGATATGCACCATCGTCAAGTGTTTCGATACAGCAGGATTTTGATAAAGCTGTTTTAATTATTTCAGATTTAGAAAAACAAATTGCTTAA
- a CDS encoding ATP-binding protein yields the protein MINKRILIKNLLAHNDESSFYDKKRQLNLHTREGKAKFLKHICALSNSNPTNNSYIVVGVEDQDNTIVGDDFFDDSRIQNLVNAYLENPPKIQYENVPFPNLPKDKVIGLVTIKPKSKTSHFKKGIHTIPANSIFIRRGSNTVPVEGEIEKNYQNTETVIGIENNSRNSIEYTLDGVIDFMNFRHKDMAPKYKVFKELFVICWAGIAKKSRDKTYLSRVDIELINEQIKLFYSAQDVVEITFDEDTFTIIEYVPLGLNDKTTYYPLEKQTIHFHDNGYYKIEREMLFQPPEFNKKLLFHIYNSNISLLKKLQKGHSLSEREHKDLENLPSTFMICYLNGFEEAKQKLIDAKLLLKPFTQVYLSFKEALRILRKMKYDVQ from the coding sequence ATGATCAACAAACGCATTCTCATTAAAAACCTTCTCGCACACAATGATGAGAGCAGTTTTTATGATAAAAAGCGTCAGTTGAATTTACATACCCGAGAAGGAAAAGCTAAGTTTTTAAAACACATTTGTGCCTTGTCGAATTCAAATCCCACTAACAATTCCTATATCGTTGTGGGCGTTGAAGACCAAGACAATACTATTGTTGGTGACGATTTTTTTGATGATAGCCGAATTCAGAATTTAGTGAATGCCTATCTGGAAAACCCACCGAAAATTCAGTACGAAAATGTTCCTTTCCCTAATTTGCCAAAGGATAAAGTGATTGGACTGGTTACTATCAAACCCAAAAGCAAAACATCCCATTTCAAAAAAGGAATTCATACCATTCCGGCCAACAGTATTTTTATAAGGCGAGGCAGCAATACGGTTCCTGTAGAAGGGGAAATTGAAAAGAATTATCAAAACACAGAAACTGTTATTGGCATAGAAAATAATTCTAGAAACAGCATCGAATATACATTGGACGGCGTGATAGATTTTATGAATTTTCGGCACAAAGACATGGCGCCAAAATATAAAGTTTTCAAAGAATTATTTGTGATTTGCTGGGCAGGAATTGCCAAAAAATCCCGTGATAAAACCTATTTATCTCGTGTGGATATTGAACTCATAAACGAACAAATCAAGCTATTTTATTCTGCTCAGGATGTCGTGGAAATCACTTTTGACGAAGATACTTTTACCATTATTGAATATGTCCCTTTGGGGTTGAATGATAAAACGACTTACTATCCTTTAGAAAAACAAACCATTCATTTTCATGATAATGGTTATTATAAAATTGAAAGAGAAATGCTTTTTCAACCTCCGGAATTCAATAAAAAATTATTATTTCATATTTATAATTCCAATATTTCTTTACTCAAAAAACTCCAAAAAGGGCATTCCTTATCCGAAAGAGAACATAAAGATCTAGAAAATTTACCTTCTACTTTCATGATTTGCTACCTTAACGGTTTTGAAGAAGCCAA
- a CDS encoding aldo/keto reductase family oxidoreductase produces MSKTKLSPIVAGVMNWGIWDKNLNTKEMENMINVCLENKISTFDHADIYGDYTTESDFGKAFASSKIAREKIQLISKCGIQMVTENRKNTIKHYDYSKKHIVWSVENSLKNLHTDYLDVFLLHRPSPLMQADEIAEAILKLKSDGKIIDFGLSNFTSSQTELIRQKTEISYNQVQFSATNFEPMLDGSFDYMQMNNIRPMSWNPLGCVFREDIPQTHRLKKLLATLVSKYHFGSDTLLLSWILKHPAKVIPIAGTVNVARIQLLMKAVELELEQEDWFAIWAESMGNNVP; encoded by the coding sequence ATGAGTAAAACAAAATTATCACCTATCGTTGCTGGTGTCATGAATTGGGGAATTTGGGATAAAAATCTCAACACCAAAGAAATGGAAAATATGATCAATGTATGTCTGGAAAACAAAATCAGCACTTTTGATCACGCTGATATATACGGAGATTACACTACCGAATCTGATTTTGGAAAAGCATTTGCTTCTAGCAAAATAGCCCGAGAAAAAATACAACTGATATCCAAATGTGGTATCCAAATGGTGACAGAAAACCGTAAAAACACCATAAAACATTATGATTATTCAAAAAAACATATTGTTTGGTCTGTTGAAAATTCCTTAAAAAATTTACATACGGATTACCTGGATGTTTTTTTATTGCACAGACCTAGCCCTTTGATGCAGGCAGATGAAATTGCCGAAGCGATTTTGAAACTAAAATCGGATGGAAAAATCATCGATTTTGGTCTTTCTAATTTTACTTCTTCACAAACAGAATTGATTCGTCAGAAAACAGAAATCAGTTACAATCAAGTACAATTTTCGGCTACTAATTTTGAGCCTATGCTTGACGGAAGCTTTGACTATATGCAAATGAACAATATCCGTCCCATGTCATGGAATCCGTTAGGATGCGTTTTTAGAGAAGACATTCCGCAAACTCACCGACTTAAAAAACTATTGGCAACATTAGTTTCAAAATATCATTTTGGCTCTGATACCCTATTGCTTTCTTGGATTTTAAAACATCCTGCCAAAGTAATTCCTATTGCCGGAACGGTTAATGTGGCCCGAATCCAATTGTTGATGAAAGCTGTTGAATTAGAATTAGAACAAGAAGATTGGTTTGCCATTTGGGCTGAAAGTATGGGAAATAATGTGCCCTAA
- a CDS encoding MoxR family ATPase codes for MEENTGTLDIRAINEKIERESAFIDLLTMEMNKVIVGQKHMVERLLIGLLGQGHILLEGVPGLAKTLAINTLSQAVQGSFSRIQFTPDLLPADVVGTMIYNIKQNEFSIKKGPIFANFVLADEINRAPAKVQSALLEAMQEKQVTIGDTTFKLDRPFLVLATQNPIEQEGTYQLPEAQVDRFMLKTVIDYPKMEDERLVIRQNLKGSYEKVNAVVSVEQILRAQEAVREVYMDEKIEKYILDIIFATRYPEKYKLADLKPLISFGASPRGSINLANAAKCYAFIKRRGYVIPEDVRAVVHDVLRHRIGVTYEAEAENITSVDIINKIVNEVEVP; via the coding sequence ATGGAAGAAAATACGGGGACTTTAGACATTAGAGCAATCAATGAAAAAATTGAAAGAGAGAGTGCTTTTATAGACCTTCTCACAATGGAAATGAACAAGGTTATTGTGGGTCAGAAGCACATGGTGGAGCGTTTATTAATTGGACTTTTGGGTCAGGGACATATTTTGTTAGAAGGAGTTCCCGGATTAGCAAAAACATTAGCGATAAATACTCTTTCACAAGCTGTTCAAGGATCTTTCAGCAGGATACAATTTACTCCTGATTTATTGCCTGCGGACGTTGTTGGTACAATGATTTACAATATCAAACAAAATGAATTTTCGATAAAAAAAGGTCCAATTTTCGCTAATTTCGTCCTTGCCGATGAGATTAACCGTGCGCCTGCCAAAGTGCAATCAGCATTGTTAGAAGCCATGCAAGAAAAGCAAGTGACTATTGGTGATACTACTTTCAAATTAGACAGACCTTTTTTAGTTTTAGCTACGCAAAATCCAATTGAGCAAGAAGGAACATACCAATTGCCTGAAGCTCAAGTCGATCGTTTCATGTTGAAAACGGTTATTGATTATCCAAAAATGGAAGACGAACGTTTAGTAATTCGTCAAAACCTAAAAGGAAGTTACGAGAAAGTAAATGCGGTGGTTTCGGTAGAACAAATTTTACGTGCTCAAGAAGCGGTTCGTGAAGTTTATATGGATGAAAAAATAGAAAAATACATTCTTGATATTATTTTTGCCACACGTTACCCAGAGAAATATAAATTGGCTGATTTGAAGCCATTAATCAGTTTTGGAGCTTCTCCTCGTGGAAGTATCAATTTGGCGAATGCCGCAAAATGTTACGCTTTTATCAAACGTCGCGGATATGTAATTCCAGAAGATGTTCGTGCTGTAGTTCATGATGTATTGCGTCACAGAATTGGAGTTACCTATGAAGCCGAAGCCGAAAATATCACTTCAGTTGATATCATTAACAAAATCGTAAACGAAGTAGAAGTACCCTAA
- a CDS encoding SDR family NAD(P)-dependent oxidoreductase, whose amino-acid sequence MKKIALVTGATSGIGEATARILAKNNYKIILCGRREDRLIALEKELSEFTEIHTLSFDVRDKKAVFESINSLPETFSKIDVLINNAGNAHGLDAIQNGNLDDWDAMIDINVKGLLYVSKAIIPKMIEQKSGHIINIGSIAGKEVYPNGNVYCASKHAVDALNQAMRMDLNPYGIRVGAIHPGMVETEFSEVRFKGDTDRAANVYKGIEALQPEDIADIIHFVVSRPYHVNIADLIVFPTAQASATILKRAN is encoded by the coding sequence ATGAAAAAAATAGCCTTAGTAACTGGCGCAACAAGCGGAATTGGAGAAGCAACAGCAAGAATATTAGCCAAAAATAATTATAAAATTATTCTTTGCGGAAGACGTGAAGATCGATTAATTGCTTTAGAAAAAGAGTTATCTGAATTTACTGAAATCCATACGCTATCATTCGATGTTCGCGATAAAAAAGCCGTTTTTGAAAGCATCAATTCCTTACCTGAAACGTTTTCTAAAATTGATGTTTTGATTAATAATGCGGGAAATGCACACGGTTTAGATGCTATCCAAAATGGAAATTTAGATGATTGGGATGCCATGATTGACATCAACGTAAAAGGGCTATTGTATGTTTCGAAAGCCATAATTCCGAAAATGATTGAACAAAAATCAGGTCATATTATCAACATAGGTTCCATCGCCGGTAAAGAAGTCTATCCGAACGGAAACGTATATTGCGCTTCAAAACATGCCGTTGATGCCCTGAACCAAGCCATGCGCATGGACTTGAATCCTTATGGAATAAGAGTTGGCGCTATTCATCCCGGAATGGTAGAAACCGAGTTCAGTGAAGTGCGTTTTAAAGGCGATACAGATAGAGCTGCCAATGTTTATAAAGGTATTGAAGCCTTACAACCAGAGGATATTGCTGACATCATTCATTTTGTAGTTTCCAGACCGTATCACGTAAATATTGCTGATTTGATAGTATTTCCTACCGCACAGGCATCAGCAACTATTTTAAAAAGAGCTAATTAA
- a CDS encoding DUF58 domain-containing protein → MDTKELLKKVRKIEIKTRRLSDHIFSGEYHTSFKGRGMTFSEVRQYQYGDDIRAIDWNVTARYNEAHVKVFEEERELTMMLMVDISGSESFGSKNQFKKDIVTEIAATMAFSATQNNDKIGLILFSDEIELYIPPKKGRSHVLRIIRELIEFQPKSKKTDIAQALKFLSGTQKKKAIVFVISDFMSEDYEQTLKIASKKHDITGIRVYDIREEKMPNLGMVSMLDAETGAIELIDTSSKLVRMNYEKQYHDKVNYFKETFSKSGSGVVNTRVDESYVTKLLGYFKSR, encoded by the coding sequence ATGGATACAAAAGAGCTTTTAAAAAAAGTACGAAAAATAGAAATTAAAACCCGAAGATTGAGCGATCACATCTTTTCGGGAGAATATCATACTTCTTTCAAAGGACGTGGAATGACGTTCAGCGAAGTGCGCCAATACCAATACGGAGATGATATCCGTGCGATTGATTGGAATGTAACCGCACGTTACAATGAAGCACACGTAAAAGTTTTTGAGGAAGAGCGGGAGTTGACCATGATGTTAATGGTTGATATTTCAGGTTCAGAAAGTTTTGGTTCGAAAAACCAATTCAAAAAGGATATTGTTACGGAGATTGCCGCAACTATGGCTTTCTCTGCTACTCAAAACAATGACAAAATAGGTTTGATTTTGTTTTCAGATGAAATCGAATTGTATATTCCACCAAAAAAAGGAAGATCTCATGTGTTGCGAATTATTAGGGAATTGATAGAATTTCAACCTAAAAGTAAAAAAACAGATATTGCGCAAGCTTTGAAGTTTTTATCCGGAACCCAAAAGAAGAAAGCTATTGTGTTTGTGATTTCTGATTTCATGTCAGAGGATTACGAACAGACTTTGAAAATAGCTTCTAAGAAACATGATATAACGGGTATTCGAGTGTATGATATTCGAGAAGAAAAAATGCCAAATTTAGGTATGGTATCTATGCTCGATGCTGAAACCGGAGCAATAGAATTGATTGATACCAGTTCAAAATTAGTGCGAATGAATTATGAGAAACAGTATCACGATAAGGTAAACTATTTTAAAGAAACATTCAGCAAGTCCGGTTCAGGTGTTGTAAACACAAGGGTTGACGAAAGTTATGTCACTAAATTATTAGGCTATTTTAAATCGAGATAA
- a CDS encoding tetratricopeptide repeat protein, whose protein sequence is MKNLISPLLLLLSFVVNAQQKDRILPKANEEYAENNFVDAEANYRISDSKFPNKTIAPYNLGNAIYKQNQVAEAKFAYAKALKNAKTRPDKHQAYHNLGNVFMKEKDYTQAVEAYKNALRNDPADEETRYNYALAKKMLKENPPKDDNKKNDKKSDKDKDKDKKKDDKKQDGDKDKKDDKDKEKKDDKGDKDKDNKGPKPDDKGEPKPAPGGISKQRLENLLDAVNKEEKKVQDKVNAQKVKGKPVKTEKDW, encoded by the coding sequence ATGAAAAACTTAATTTCACCTCTTTTATTACTCCTTTCGTTTGTTGTAAATGCACAACAGAAAGACAGAATATTGCCTAAAGCAAATGAGGAATATGCTGAAAATAATTTTGTTGATGCCGAAGCTAATTATAGAATTTCGGATTCAAAATTCCCGAATAAAACGATTGCTCCGTACAATTTAGGAAATGCCATTTATAAGCAAAATCAAGTTGCTGAGGCAAAATTCGCTTATGCAAAAGCATTAAAAAATGCCAAAACAAGACCTGATAAACACCAAGCATACCATAATTTAGGTAATGTTTTCATGAAAGAAAAAGATTACACACAAGCAGTAGAAGCCTATAAAAATGCACTACGAAATGATCCCGCAGATGAAGAAACCCGTTATAATTATGCATTGGCAAAGAAAATGCTAAAAGAAAATCCACCAAAGGATGACAATAAGAAAAACGACAAGAAAAGCGATAAGGATAAAGACAAAGACAAGAAAAAGGACGACAAGAAACAAGACGGCGATAAAGATAAAAAGGACGATAAGGATAAAGAAAAGAAAGACGACAAAGGAGATAAAGATAAAGACAATAAAGGCCCTAAACCAGATGATAAAGGAGAGCCAAAACCAGCACCTGGCGGAATCTCTAAACAACGTTTAGAAAATCTTTTGGATGCGGTAAATAAGGAAGAAAAGAAAGTTCAGGATAAAGTAAATGCCCAAAAAGTAAAAGGAAAACCAGTCAAGACTGAGAAAGATTGGTAA
- a CDS encoding CvpA family protein, with product MGFLDIVLGGLLAYTFYKGIRNGLFVELASLVSLIVGIYFAIKFSSLIKGMLAGFVHWNPYTIQVIAFVLTFILVVIGISLLGKFLTGIADFAFLGWLNKLGGGFFRVLKTVLILGIVFAVFEKINYHNFIAKKETLDKSLFYNPVQKTAGFMFPSIKKWYVKASK from the coding sequence ATGGGATTTTTGGATATCGTTTTGGGTGGATTACTAGCCTATACATTTTACAAAGGAATTAGAAATGGGCTTTTTGTAGAATTAGCTTCTTTAGTATCACTAATAGTTGGGATTTATTTTGCCATAAAATTTTCTTCACTTATAAAAGGAATGTTGGCAGGATTTGTTCATTGGAATCCTTATACCATTCAGGTGATTGCTTTTGTGCTCACTTTTATCCTTGTAGTAATTGGAATATCATTATTGGGCAAATTCCTTACCGGAATAGCAGATTTTGCTTTTTTAGGTTGGCTGAATAAACTTGGTGGCGGTTTCTTCAGAGTGTTGAAAACAGTTTTGATATTAGGAATTGTATTCGCTGTTTTTGAAAAAATAAATTATCACAATTTTATAGCCAAAAAAGAAACTTTGGATAAATCGCTATTTTATAATCCAGTCCAAAAAACAGCTGGTTTTATGTTTCCTTCAATAAAAAAATGGTACGTAAAGGCAAGCAAATAG